The following are from one region of the Cyclopterus lumpus isolate fCycLum1 chromosome 21, fCycLum1.pri, whole genome shotgun sequence genome:
- the efhc2 gene encoding EF-hand domain-containing family member C2, whose protein sequence is MTLPFLPGNSPNKQLGKERFHKSQHFEYYNQFPMLAGSEKPGIGGEPLVGQTIKPKYSVYPKGQGSELPSWIAFDKQALCFEAFFQEAVPEAQDETYRIRRCKIYFYLEDDTIQVVEPEYKNSGIPQGTLIRRQRVSLPAPNDDQFYHVYHFNINQQMVLYSRTFTVTNCDSFTQNFLSKLGVRLNNPASVPDDPYSKHREEIEKSMKPLRPYERCDTLKQFLDHDRDVLRFNCLWDDTENVFGDQRELLLHYYLADDTIEILEVISPNSGRDTVPKFLRRGKLPKHSAQMKLPGQITDRTVLNVFAPTSQKKRYMLDSLKTGAVHDEFYKDCDLTLGSEVNVWGRRVIVTDCDNFTKDYYRSKYSIEDFPPVVYKAPPAPKPPRVMPPYTGFGSEEDSLCSCQGLLPKPPQKDFHKFMENDSVLNLRAKMVTTDPVDRDRVFIIYFYLCDDSICVFEQPQKNSGVLGGKFLKRGRVKKPGQELFKIELSEYYKAQDLYVGATLCLGGNHFQVLDADECTFNYMEQHAEEFPKANVGNILSKLRSIPEEKQSEIRRFLTLSDPSNTGFISYESFRGLLTGLGCGLSEHEVLVLGRNFSERKQPEADVGLMLAVAQDFLKKKHFVEFPDMDRAFTYRDQHKSGRLSTKETRTICKAFHLPLPEKLLGGLLSKFAEGDEIDYHAFLAGINWVEHLAPPVMPEDALKLDVNARSGAGEAAGRNVNYSSLLRDVFSFPSNSADPTISTTT, encoded by the exons ATGACGTTACCTTTTCTACCTGGGAATTCTCCCAATAAACAA CTGGGGAAGGAGAGGTTCCACAAATCCCAACATTTTGAATATTACAATCAATTCCCAATGCTGGCGGGATCTGAGAAACCGGGCATCGGAGGAGAGCCGCTCGTGGGCCAGACCATCAAACCAAAGTACTCTGTCTACCCCAAAGGACAGGGCAGTGAATTACCATCATGGATAGCCTTTGACAAACAG GCTCTGTGTTTTGAAGCATTCTTCCAGGAAGCTGTGCCTGAGGCACAAGACGAGACGTACAGGATCCGGAGGTGTAAGATCTACTTCTACCTGGAAGATGATACCATCCAGGTGGTGGAGCCAGAGTACAAGAACAGCGGCATCCCTCAAG GAACACTCATTCGTCGCCAACGTGTCTCACTGCCTGCCCCAAATGATGACCAGTTCTACCACGTTTATCATTTCAACATCAACCAACAGATGGTGCTGTACTCACGCACGTTCACTGTGACCAACTGTGATTCTTTTACACAAAACTTTCTCTCCAAGCTTGGGGTGCGCCTCAATAACCCTGCCAGTGTACCCGATGACCCCTACAGCAAACACCGGGAAGAG ATTGAGAAAAGCATGAAGCCACTTCGTCCATACGAGAGGTGCGACACACTGAAGCAGTTCCTGGACCACGACCGCGATGTCCTGCGCTTCAACTGCCTCTGGGACGACACGGAGAATGTGTTCGGAGACCAGCGGGAGCTCCTGCTGCACTACTACCTGGCTGACGACACCATCGAGATCCTGGAGGTCATTTCCCCAAACTCTGGGAGGGATACTGTGCCCAAGTTCCTACGCCGCGGCAAACTACCCAAG CATTCAGCCCAAATGAAGCTGCCCGGACAGATCACGGACCGCACAGTGCTCAATGTGTTCGCCCCCACGAGTCAGAAGAAGCGCTACATGCTGGACAGCCTCAAA acAGGAGCTGTCCATGATGAGTTTTATAAGGACTGCGATCTGACTCTGGGCTCTGAGGTGAATGTATGGGGCAGGAGAGTGATCGTCACTGACTGTGACAACTTCACCAAAGACTACTACCGCTCCAAATACAGCATAG AGGACTTCCCCCCAGTGGTGTACAAAGCTCCCCCAGCCCCTAAGCCCCCGAGGGTCATGCCCCCCTACACTGGCTTTGGCTCAGAGGAGGACTCACTATGCTCCTGCCAGGGCCTGCTGCCCAAGCCCCCACAGAAAGATTTCCACAAGTTTATGGAGAACGACAG CGTGCTGAATTTGCGTGCCAAGATGGTCACCACCGATCCAgttgacagagacagagtgttcATCATCTACTTCTATCTCTGCGATGActccatctgtgtgtttgaaCAGCCACAGAAGAACtcag GTGTGCTCGGTGGAAAGTTCCTGAAGCGTGGCCGTGTAAAAAAGCCCGGCCAGGAGCTGTTTAAGATAGAGCTGTCCGAGTACTATAAAGCTCAGGATCTGTACGTTGGCGCTACCCTGTGCCTCGGCGGTAACCACTTCCAGGTTCTGGATGCGGATGAATGCACCTTCAACTACATGGAGCAGCATGCTGAGGAG TTCCCCAAAGCCAACGTGGGAAACATCCTCAGCAAACTACGATCTATTCCGGAGGAGAAACAGAGTGAGATCAGGAGGTTTCTGACTCTTAGTGACCCCAGCAACACCGGCTTCATTTCCTATGAGTCGTTCAG GGGCCTGCTAACCGGTCTAGGCTGCGGACTGTCGGAGCACGAGGTGCTGGTGCTGGGCCGAAACTTCTCGGAGCGCAAGCAGCCTGAGGCGGACGTGGGCCTGATGCTGGCTGTGGCCCAGGACTTCCTCAAGAAGAAGCACTTTGTAGAGTTCCCTGACATGGACAGAGCCTTCACATACCGCGACCAACACAA GAGCGGCCGTCTCTCCACCAAAGAGACGAGGACCATCTGTAAGGCCTTCCACCTTCCCCTGCCCGAGAAGCTGCTGGGGGGTCTGCTCAGCAA GTTTGCAGAGGGGGACGAGATTGACTACCATGCCTTCCTGGCTGGCATTAATTGGGTAGAGCACCTCGCTCCCCCGGTCATGCCCGAAGACGCGTTAAAG
- the fundc1 gene encoding FUN14 domain-containing protein 1 produces the protein MANRDKELEEEIYDKVVDLTEYAKRQRWWNRLFGKNSGPLAEKYSVATQLAIGGASGWCAGYLFQKVGKVAATSVGGGLLLLQIANNSGYIQVDWKRVEKDVNKAKKHLKKGTDKAGPEINTFVEKSTVFVKKNIVVTSGFIGGFLIGLVS, from the exons ATGGCGAACCGCGACAAGG AGCTGGAAGAGGAGATTTACGACAAGGTCGTGGACCTGACGGAATACGCCAAACGTCAGCGATGGTGGAACCGCCTCTTTGGGAAGAACTCCGGGCCCTTAGCGGAGAAATACTCCGTGGCCACACAGTTAGCCATAGGGGGAGCGAGTGGATG GTGTGCAGGATATCTCTTCCAGAAGGTCGGAAAAGTTGCTGCTACATCCGTAGGAGGAGGTCTTCTGCTGTTGCAG ATAGCCAACAATAGTGGCTACATCCAAGTGGACTGGAAGAGGGTGGAGAAGGATGTCAACAAAGCGAAGAAGCATTTAAAGAAGGGCACCGATAAAGCGGGCCCAGAGATAAACACGTTTGTTGAGAAG TCCACAGTGTTCGTgaagaaaaacattgttgtCACAAGTGGTTTCATTGGAGGATTCCTGATAGGCCTGGTGTCCTAG